One genomic region from Bactrocera tryoni isolate S06 chromosome 3, CSIRO_BtryS06_freeze2, whole genome shotgun sequence encodes:
- the LOC120772644 gene encoding zinc finger protein 239-like codes for MDSIHFNMSAADEFEEPAPTPTYNCKRCKKTFSCKRDQLLHKKEVHFQAKSSYECKLCSKFFCNGGNLERHMKVHNDVRPFVCHICEKAFAQAVNLQRHFSVHNGERPYQCNFCTKSFTQQSNMHRHQLTHTGEKPFRCKRCGRYFSQRVNLKKHIMGHLNAKPYACGICQKSFIQLSNFKKHLQSHVKEGVEVDIAATVAAATAAARQSIELASQPVAFECAICRSIYDNFADFEMHESACTGAVQPKVEALDTNTSVDMYSPMKFEVAHLDTHEIIIETTR; via the exons ATGGACTCTATTCATTTCAATATGTCTGCAGCCGACGAATTTGAGGAACCAGCCCCTACGCCAACATATAATTGTAAGAGGTGCAAAAAG ACTTTCTCATGTAAAAGGGATCAGCTTCTTCATAAAAAAGAAGTACATTTTCAAGCAAAATCATCTTATGAATGCAAGTTGTGCTCCAAATTTTTCTGCAATGGTGGCAATTTGGAACGCCACATGAAGGTGCATAATGATGTCCGCCCATTTGTATGTCATATATGCGAAAAAGCTTTTGCCCAAGCTGTAAACTTACAACGTCACTTTTCGGTGCATAATGGCGAAAGACCGTATCAATGCAACTTTTGTACCAAATCCTTTACTCAACAGAGTAACATGCATCGCCATCAATTAACTCACACTGGGGAAAAACCATTCCGTTGTAAGCGTTGTGGTCGCTATTTCTCTCAGCGTGTTAATCTTAAGAAGCATATAATGGGTCATTTGAATGCAAAACCTTACGCCTGTGGAATATGTCAAAAATCATTTATTCAACTTAGTAATTTCAAGAAACATTTGCAATCTCATGTAAAAGAAGGTGTTGAAGTAGATATTGCAGCTACAGTTGCAGCAGCTACAGCGGCAGCGCGCCAAAGTATTGAGTTGGCATCGCAACCTGT aGCTTTTGAGTGTGCAATTTGCCGAAGTATTTACGATAACTTTGCAGATTTTGAAATGCATGAGAGTGCCTGTACAGGTGCAGTGCAACCGAAAGTTGAAGCTCTGGACACAAATACCTCCGTTGACATGTACTCTCCAATGAAGTTCGAGGTTGCACATCTAGACACTCATGAGATAATTATTGAAACCACCCGATAA
- the LOC120771952 gene encoding regulator of nonsense transcripts 3B, translating to MTKVENGGKPDVKSGKSEKERTNKRAHKKEKQKPQTKIVIRHLPPTMTEEEFLKQIDPLPPHDFYYFAAPDWSLGYDATCRAYITMKNYDDVFLFRDRFDGYVFVDSKGAEYPAIVEFAPFQGLVKNKSRRVDSKVNTIEQESHYQQFLTKLEEDREAAKGGESKLEFSLDRKKEEKITSTPLLQYLANKKEKRREEAKRRQEEKRRQRDDDKEKRKQAQSQQQVTKIISNNEGGGGKGGNKLASGKENIVGEKNNQQQPHEEGKSSRSQRRAERNQRRREEFERKRQERDQRDKGGEGKSNQTNNVESNLANDKKSREQPQRENKSDDGKQAQRKEGGKRYSERRERDRNRNRKDKEKEKAKDSSVGDEVLKTESTASEAIRAAAAAAVAGGEAIVSESVMNFIRSVATAKEFVPKHKQQEMKDKQRKLSDEKLSEKDDEKEAETKPSMEGLKKFDSNVELDTRTPKQRAADEQRRIRNKDRPSIAIYQPKARLRISEERDPSTSQPLSSGKSDTRSNPTSDCESVKKEETRTKKVSRYSERRAERRNNKDKQKTSPDPIESDQKDEMELSKSIAAENEVIESQDAAKCTEE from the exons ATGACAAAAGTTGAAAATGGAGGAAAGCCCGATGTTAAGTCTGGAAAATCCGAAAAGGAGCGTACCAATAAACGTGctcataaaaaagaaaagcaaaagccGCAAACGAAG ATCGTTATTCGACATTTGCCACCTACTATGACTGAGGAAGAGTTTCTGAAACAAATAGATCCACTGCCACCACATGATTTTTACTATTTCGCTGCACCCGATTGGTCTTTGGGATATGACGCTACCTGCCGGGCCTATATAACAATGAAGAACTATGACGATGTGTTTTTGTTTAGAGATCGATTTGATGGATACGTTTTTGTAGATTCGAAAGGTGCTGAGTATCCAGCTATCGTTGAGTTTGCACCATTCCAAGGActcgttaaaaataaatcacgtAGAGTTGACAGTAAAGTGAACACCATTGAGCAAGAGTCGCATTATCAACAGTTCCTAACAAAGTTAGAAGAAGACCGAGAAGCTGCAAAAGGTGGTGAAAGCAAATTAGAATTTAGTTTGGATCgcaaaaaagaagagaaaatcACTTCAACACCATTACTTCAGTATCtagccaataaaaaagaaaagcgaCGTGAAGAGGCCAAACGGCGACAAGAGGAGAAGCGTCGCCAGCGCGATGACgacaaagaaaaaagaaaacaggcACAATCTCAACAACaagtaacaaaaattatatcaaataaCGAAGGAGGCGGCGGCAAAGGTGGAAATAAGTTGGCCAGTGGCAAGGAAAATATTGTCGGTGAAAAGAACAACCAGCAACAACCGCATGAAGAGGGCAAAAGCTCACGTTCCCAGAGACGAGCTGAGCGCAATCAAAGAAGGCGAGAGGAATTTGAACGTAAACGACAAGAACGGGATCAAAGAGATAAAGGCGGCGAAGGCAAATCAAATCAAACTAATAATGTCGAATCTAATTTGGCCAACGATAAAAAAAGTCGAGAACAGCCACAACGTGAAAATAAATCAGATGATGGGAAGCAAGCACAACGTAAAGAAGGTGGAAAACGTTACAGTGAACGTCGAGAACGAGATAGAAATCGCAACCGCAAAGATAAAGAAAAAGAGAAGGCCAAGGATTCCTCAGTTGGCGATGAAGTGCTTAAAACCGAAAGTACAGCGTCAGAAGCTATAAGAGCTGCAGCCGCTGCCGCAGTTGCTGGCGGAGAAGCTATTGTTAGCGAGTCTGTTATGAATTTTATACGTAGTGTAGCAACCGCCAAGGAGTTTGTCCCCAAACATAAACAACAAGAAATGAAAGATAAGCAGAGAAAATTGTCTGACGAAAAATTATCCGAAAAAGATGACGAAAAGGAAGCTGAAACGAAACCGTCAATGGAAGGTCTGAAGAAATTTGATTCGAATGTAGAACTTGATACTCGTACGCCAAAACAAAGGGCTGCTGATGAACAGCGCCGTATTAGAAATAAG GATCGTCCTTCGATTGCCATCTATCAACCGAAAGCACGTTTACGTATTTCGGAAGAGCGTGATCCCAGTACATCTCAACCTCTAAGTAGTGGGAAGAGCGACACTCGTAGCAATCCTACATCTGATTGTGAAAGCGTAAAAAAAGAGGAAACGAGAACTAAAAAGGTGTCTCGTTATTCAGAGCGACGGGCAGAAAGGCGTAACAATAAggacaaacaaaaaacttcgCCTGATCCCATTGAATCCGATCAAAAGGATGAAATGGAACTGTCCAAATCAATTGCAGCTGAAAATGAGGTTATTGAATCCCAAGATGCAGCAAAATGCACTGAggaataa